The sequence below is a genomic window from Marmota flaviventris isolate mMarFla1 chromosome 9, mMarFla1.hap1, whole genome shotgun sequence.
tttgtgtgtgttttgtgcaTGTGTATCCATATAGTGAGAACATAATTTTAAGTGCCATCCTGTTAGTAAATATCACATATACAGTGCATTATTATTAACAGTTGTTAACATGTTGTGATTAGATCTCCAGAGCTTAAGCATTTTGCATAACTGAGCCTTTGTAACCATTGACCAATATCATATTTTCCCTCTCCTTGGCCTCTGGCCACCAACATTCTATATGAATACAATTATTTATATTTCCCATTCAGATGAAATCATGCACTGTTTatctttcagtatttttcttatttttagcagaATGTTCTCACATTTTGTGATGAAGACCAGGGATCTAAGAcatatcattttctttccattttgtgcAATCCTAAGACTCAAGTGAATCTGGTAGAGGAAACTCTTTGAAAAGGGAACATAGAATGTTCAGAGAATTAATGGACACCAAAGTTGTGCATTAATccttaatttccttctctgtagACTGATATCTCATTCTTCTAGATTAAAGGTCTTTTGTGTGACATGGGACAATAACTTAACCATTCCTAGActcatgttttgttttagattagGAAGAACATTCATGATTGCAAACCCACTAGAGTGTAATCTGCATTGAAGGTCAGCACCGGGTTGCTAAGATATTTGCTTCCAAATTTACTAGTGATAGGAGGCTCAAGAAAAGGGGGAAGTAAGAGATAAGAGGACAATTTACTCTGAttcagctttcttcttttttattcctgGGTTTTTCTGACAGTCATGTTTGTGTATGCTCGCACCAGTCTTACTAATGTAGGCTAAGTGTGTGATGTTCtgaatttagttttaagattctaataagaattttatattaGTATACTGGCAGCACCAAAGGCAGGTTGTGTGGATTCAGATTGGTTAGTTTCAGACATTTCTGGTGCAAACCTCACTGGTGGGAGAAGATGTTCTTGGGAGAGTTGGGTTGTCTTTTAATgtaactcttttatttttctccttgtatCCACAGATTCCTTTGGAAAAGAATGGCTCCTGAAAATACCTCTTTTGTGACAGAGTTTATACTGGTGGGATTAACAGATTGGCCTATTCTCCAAGTCCCCCTGTTCATCCTATTTCTAGTAATATATATGGTCACTGTGTTGGGAAATCTGGGTTTGATAACTCTAATTGGCCTGAACTCACATcttcacacccccatgtactttttcctctttaacttGTCCTTGGTAGACTTCTCTTACTCTTCCGTGTTTACACCCAAAATGCTGGTGAACTTCATTTCAAAGAAGAATATTATCTCCTACACAGGTTGTATGACCcagcttttcttttattgtttttttattatttctgagtgcTATGTGCTGACATCAATGGCCTATGATCGCTACGTGGCCATCTGCAATCCACTTTTGTACAACATAGCCATGTCCCCTAAGGTATGCTCCAACCTTATGCTTGGTTCATACTTGATGGCACTTTCTGGTGCCATGGCCCACACTGGATGCATGCTGAGACTGACCTTCTGTGATGCAAACATCATAAACCACTATTTCTGCGATGCCCTCCCTTTGCTCCAGCTCTCCTGCACCAGCACCTATGCCAATGAGCTGGTTATATTTATTGTGGTGGGCATCAACGTCATTGTGCCCAGTCTCACCATCTTTATCTCTTATGGCTTCATCCTCCACAGCATACTCCAAATAAGCTCCACTAAGGGCAGGTCCAAAGCCTTCAGCACCTGCAGTTCCCACATAATTGCTGTTTCTCTGTTCTTTGGATCATGTGCATTTATGTATCTGAAACCATCCTCTGCTGGGTCAATGAATGAGAATAAAGTCTCTTCAGTCTTTTATACCAATGTGGTTCCCATGGTGAACCCTTTGATCTACAGCTTGAGGAACAAAGATGTTAAAGTGGCCTTGAGAAAAATCCTGAGCAGGAAAATGTTTTGATCAGAAACAGCACCACCCTATGTGCAGTTCCAACACAGACAGATTCTCTGTGTTTACTTGAAATGTTTTTAGTGAcatctttcttatatttcttttttaccaTTGGGGAGGgaaatttgaaatgtttcttaATGTTTTGTAGTGGTTTTCTTTGTTCCCTCACCATTTACAGTTTCTCCTCTCACCATTTTGCCACTTTAAGACTaacattaagaaagaaatttcttttttttttaaattgtcatctGCAATCCACTTTTGTACAACACAGACATGTCCCCTAAAGTGTGCTATAAAGAATAGACTTTTTACTAAGAAATGGTGAATGGTTCTGCACATGACTAAATAATGCAATGCCACATCGATATTATGCCACTAGGCTGGAGAATTCTTGTTTGCTACTTTGATGAAGCGACAGTCCTATAATTTTTCTACTCTAGATTTTAATCTTCCAgtgggcatatatatatatatatatatatatatatatatatatatatatatatatatatatatataaaatataatttgcaacCACAGTGCAGCTGTAAAGACTGTGCATTCAACACCTTTTTTAAGAGATGTTATATTTTCCTTGTATGGTTTAACTAACAGatattatattatcaatatatatatttattttagatttagaATACTGAAGTTCAAAGAGGATAATGATTTGCTTAAAGTCCTTCAGCCTCTTAAAGATAAAGCCTGGAATAAAATCTTAGTAACATGATTTCTAGTTTAttgctccttttaaaatatttctgtgatgCCCTATCTTTGCTCCCTTTGCTTTTCTAtcttattttcttagttttatttctctaaacATGAGATATGAGAAAGAAATTCCACTCTGAAAGCTGACTGTGCTTTGTTCTAGGATGAGACCagtttttgtattattattactattattactgttGTTACTTTTGTATAGAAGATCAATTTCATGGTTCTTTTAGTTGTGAAGAGGAGTCTTTGGGGGGGCAGTGTTGATGTAAGATGATTAGCTGAAGTCAGGAacagagttttaatttttcttttttgaaataaattaaaaattttagtgtCTTTTAATTGAGAGAATAGGAAAAAAGTAGAACTACAAGATTAGGACCAAAGAGACAATATGACCAGGAAATAAGAGATCTATGCATGGAACATGATCAATGAAAGTTTAAACATCAGTTAAGTTTGCATTTGTAACCTGTTTGGTAATTATTCTCCACTTTTAAAGCCTTGGTAAAATTTCTGAACGATAATCACCTTATGTTAATAGTATTTGTGGAAATGAAAATCACTGTATATTTGTGGGTTGTCAGGAAGGGAGTACAACTTCAGGATACAAAACAGTGAATCATAATTGAAATTCAAGTAAGgaagaaggaatttagaaagtaaaataacAGGAAATGAAAGCTACTGCTTTCTCTTTTCCAGAAGACCCTAGAAACATGATGATAATAGTGTTCCCCTGGACAGGACGCAGGTTTATGTCATTTGACTTTGAAGAATTTAGCCCCAGAAGCCAGGAGTACCTTGAAACAACTAAACCACTTGTGTTTATATTGACTTTCATAGACTCTTCCTGTATGGAATTTAAGGTATGAAAACCCTATATTCTAGCTGGGAGAGCCATAGAATTCAGAAGTTACATTTGGCGAATAAAACAAATGTGACAATGTCTTTTTGAGGATAGGACAATGGATAATTTTCCTTTTGAGTAAACAGGCAAAGAGATGACTATGCTGAAAATTCTTAACCTGAtacaaaatttcaatattttctaagataactgtaataatatatattattttctcagttttttctACTCTCTATTCACTGTTTACCTATTGAAAATGTATCAGAAGTTGTTGactatttgtttttagatataccaCATtgctaaaattgttttaaaatataaatacatttttactttattactttttgatgtacatttcattttctttggaatgttttctatttttattataaattataatgatattattaatataatttttttaaagattttgtcaCAAGAATGACAATGTAGTAAGAATGACAATGTAGTAGTAATTCTCCATATACTCTGCAAATTGTAGCCCAATATTACATCATActgtcatttttccttttgttttttaattggtgtacATTAGTTACAAAGAACAGTGactttcattgtggcatattcatgcatgcatataacataatttgatcagttttactCCTCACTACTTCCCATTaccattccttcctctctctgcctatCCTCCTTCCTTTGCTCTCAGAGTCTCTGTTGTACTCTCATGGTGtccttttttgttccttttagtttccacatatgagaataaaacttgtctttctgagtctgacatATTGTGCTTAACCTGCTACTGTTAACTCCATAACTTtcttgtaaaatataattttattctttattgctgaataaaactcccttgtgtatatatactgtctcttctttatccattcttctgttgaggGACACCTAGCCTGATTCCATAACTATTATGTATTGTGTGTTGGGATAAATATGAGTATATCTGTGTCTCTGAATTATACTGATTTAATTCTTTTAGACAAAAAATGAAGAGTGGTAGAGGTGGAttatatgatagttctatttttaggttttgatgaacctccacactgatttccattgTGGAAATTGCCTTTGTTACAGAGGCAGAGCCTGCTGCAACACTGAGATAACCATGGTGATCCTTGGTTACCAATTCTTGCaattatgccaaaaaaaaaaatcagacatgtTGTTCAAATAGTCATGggctaaaatggaaaaaaaaatggacactgTCAATAGAGAAAGCATGACCTTTAAGAGGAGAAGTATGGTATGTCTCTTGCTCTCTTGTTTTATTGGAGGtaccagggaagtttccagagagcactgcccaggtccacctcttgatttTCAACTGTCAACAGGACTGCATCAGACTTCCAGTTCCCCACTATGCATGGTAAAGTACAGGTTCCTTTGGCTCATGCTGACTGTTTCTAATTGGaacttgttcttacagattttatgattagggataattAATAAGTGAAAATTGATGAATGGGAGGTATTAAATCCAACAAATGGAAACATCTGACCTCAACAATTTCTTCTAGTAAACTGTGAATTTACAGAAGACTATTGTGGAGCATGGAATGGACACTTATCCCCTGCTCCTGATGTTTCCTTCCATGTGGAGGACATCAGTGCCATCACCTGGCTGTGCTCTTCTCCCTACATGACTGGGGATAGCTTTCCCTTCTCCTTtatcttttttaagagagagagagagagagagagagagagagagagagagagagagaatttcttaatatttatttttcagttttcggtggacacaacatctttattttatgtggtgctgaggatcgaacccagcaccctgcacatttcaggcaagcgtgctaccgcttgagccacatccccagctccccgtTCTCCTTTTTCTTGTATAATGGTGGCCTGCCTATGGGaagcaagttctctgccactatAGGGAGTGGTGAGCCTGTTGAGCAGATCAAAAATTGTTAATCACATAgtaaaaaacattagaaaatctatttttaagttATGTTTGTGTCTGCAGTCTGCATCACAAGATTCATGTATTAAAATGTGACATTTTGTCTCTGATTTATCTTATTTCTCACTGTATAAGGACTCAGAAGAGACTAGCATTCTGTAATATGTTGTTCATGACTATTAGAGactgaaaaaatgtttaaaataattctagCTATAAAAGAAGGTAATGAGACACTAATGATATTAAAACACCATAAAGTGACATAAAGATTTTAATTAGAAGTAAATAGAATGTCTGGAAGGAAATCTGTAATCATTGaagttaaaaagtaaatagataaagTACATTGACAGAGTTGGAgagataataaatagaaaattgattggagtaaattatataatgttcagccaagatgaaatgagaaaataaggaagagaaCCTAAATGACACAAAAGACAGATATAGGTACAGAAACTCCAGAAAGAGATAATCCAGGAGAAGCCTTATCTGCATATACAATGGCAAAGacatattcagaatttttttaaaaaaatgtattcttacaGAACAAATAAACTCaaatgaacacataaaaatatttgtagaaaagtTTTAATATCTGTTATGAAAATAGCAAGAGCATAGGAGTGGGATAGCAgcagggagtgggggagggagaaagagagaaacagggagggagagagggagggagggaggaagagagagagtatctaattatatataaagaaaaaaaatagtgatctCAAGTTTTTAGCAGTAAATACAGAGTTCACAggcaatgaaataatatattctcAATGCCAAGGAAAAAAACTCTTGTCAATTTAAATTCTGTATTTAGTCATTTATGTATTTCATAAATGATGgtgaaataagaaaatttcaGGTGGAAAATAGGGCATTTTAACTATTATATTCCCACTGAAATTACAGTCAACAGAAATGCTTTAGTATTAAGAATACAGAGATGGAATAAAGGGATGAGACCAAATACCATTGTGTGGGGAGAAATTATTCAACATATTGGTTGATTTAAACAGACATTCATTATAAACAAATCAAATGACAATAATAACTACATTAAGAGCATTTATGATAAGGTATCATTAACTTACCAAACAATAACATGCAAAATGgggtaaggttagagctaaaatagtttatgattttttaattctttgagaaGAGGTTATGTATTCTGACTACTTTAGACATTGTTAATTCAAGGACATGTGCTCAAATTTTAGATTGTCCTCTAAGATAGTGGGAAATATgtaattttcaaatgagaaaagaaagaacaggaagaaaaaattttaaaatgtagcaaaaaatgtataataaatagaagaaacaaataatagCAGAAATCAATTTAAATATGTACGTAACATTAGCAAATGCAAATGAGACAACTCCATTATTTAAAAGAGGGGGCTTTCAAATTGGGGGTCAAAAGGCTCAACTCGCAACCCTTATGTCAGTACAGCCATGCTATTCAGAGGGAACAACTATAAAATTGAAGgacaaatataaattgaaaataaataagtaaaactgaAATACCAGGAACAAAGCTACCAACACAAACTGCTATAACTAAATTAATACAAAGATAAAATGACTTTAACTATGATTAGCAGAGATAAAAAAAGCCACTTCAAAATCATAAAGATAATAGCATTTAATAGCTTCAAGCCTGTATTTACTTACTGTAGGTATTACACCATTGACAATGCTCTCAAAAGTGAAGtccatgtgtttttttaaatatattttttagttgttagtggacctttatttttttatttatatgttgtgctgagaatcaagcccatgTTATTTTTAAGAACACATGGAATACAAATTATACTTATGAACTAGTCCTTAAATTCAGTCTCAATAAATGCAAACCTGTAAATGAAGACCACTTTCTCTAATTACcatgcattattattaaaatacaaagttcTCCACCCTTCtagatttaaaatttacttatgaattttctgaactccttctctgatatttcatcaacttcgctgtccatgggttctgttattatagtattatatagtacagtatcctggtttgtttgggacacttttctcccttgttttttcatgttgcctatgtgtcttcctttcttgcagtatggatctgagatattacagtttcttccctatattcttgtagtccccatgcagattgtctgtacctcaccgtGATGTTGtacttccagaccctgctggtgttcCTCAGTGTATGTTACTGCATGTAAAGTTGGTGGTGGCAATAGCCGAGGTAACTCGAGATAATAGTTGAGGTggcccaagatggaagcaatgtcttacagaaaTGGGTCTGAAAGGTGGGCCTCACActccctttgggatgcctgctctgagatgcagctgcttctaggccctgtctgctGTCAAAAAGTTTCAGgttaaatgtatgatatgtcaagatcattgtaatgttttgagcaattaataaaaaaaattttaaaaaaagtttcaggtTACTGCATGGGGAAGCTATGGAGATGACTGCAGGGTCCCAAAATGGAAGtggattaggcttaggctccaAGGTCGGGGGGCAACTCAGATataccctggacctgggtcctgcgCAAGTTGGTGTGGATGGATCTGGGCCGGGCCTGGGCTCCTGaggtagtctgctggttggaagaggcagtcctgtgccagaggctaggcTTCCATGGGTGTCTGCCCAAGGGGTGAAGAAGGAATGGAcccaggcctactgtgagcctgggtcccgcACTGTCTGGTGTGGGCagtctgggctgggcctgggctcctgcggtctaaatttaaaatttatgaagcactttcaaatattttacacggtaaaaacaaattcaaaatgaaataagaatatatttagaaCTGAATAAACATCATAGGGTGTTAACATATACTAAAACTTATAAGAAATCGCTACAGTAGGAGTAACAGGGAAACTTTGTCctacaattaattttattttaagataagataaaatattttgaaattaatgtgCTAAGGATTGAGAGCAAATAGCACAGTAAACTCAAATAGTAATAATGctttacttataaaatattattaatattatagtgTATTAATAGTAAGTACTTCCAGAAAGAATAACATAATAAGAAATGATAAAACTGTAATTACAAATTCAAAAGCTGGCTATGCACAtgattaaagaaatagaaaataatctgGAAAAATCAATTGAATATAGGAGAAAATCCCCAAAACTTTAGAATGGAAAATGGGCACACAATTCAGAGTGTCAGATACAGAAAAATACATCCTGAACATACAATGTATTTGAGAAATTcgattaaataaaaatctttttgaaaaaccACTACTTAtcaaaacttgatttttaaaatcttctgacaaaagtataataaagaaatataatcagGAGTTCAAAATCTCTATTCCCTCTAAAAATGCTTGAGATAGTATGTAAATTCTAATGAAACTGAAAACTAGCCCAATTTATGTGAACATTTTTATGGAGTAGAAATAGCCCTCTTCAATTGTTAAGAAAGCACTTATAAAAGCTGGCGATGGTGGCACagtactgtaatcccagctgctcaggtgggaggattttgagtttgagaccagcctgggcaagttgactatttattcaataataaataaatgaataaataaaaagaacatttgtaTCTCAACAAACAAGGAAGCATAAAAAAGGTATATTAATATGGCAGTATAACATACTTGGAAGGGTCAGTCATGGTAATATGCTACAGAAATATGTAACTTTTCTGATATCATACCAGATAATACCTTTAATGTAATGTAGATAATGTAATCATCTAGTATAATCTAAGATCACATATTAAAAAGTAGGACTTTAAACAGGTAGCCTAAACTAATTAAGATATCAAATTCATGTTTTCCTGAAAAGgatattttaattacatttgttacagtaataACTGTAGTTAAAACCCTAGGTTCCCTTATGGATTTCATAACAGAAAACAGTTGGGCTTTTAAATAGGAAAAGCTCAGTAGCTTTCCAGATATCAAATTTCTTGGGGCTGCCTGAGATAAACTTCAGTAGAGATTCAGATGAAAAGTTTTGATAGGAAGTATGTTTGAAgaacaaaatatacttttttattgattctcTCTGAGATCTATCCCTTGGGTGAGTAACTGTTTTTAAGAATATGTGGagctctattttgattttttttagctgtatatTGTACAGGGAGACAAATATTGGGAGATTTTTGTATACCTTTGGGaaacaataatatatttctaaGCAAATgcaatatttacaaataatatatgatttcatttttatggtaaattttgtaaaataaatgggTGTCAATTTCTCACAAGGTTGTACAAATCTATGTTTTTGAATTTGTTCTGTTTAAATGCTATGTTTAAATAGTTCTTCAAGATAATGCATCAAACTTAATATGTAAAAGCTATTAcaatttttttactttgactcattttattctcaaaaataaatcGTATATGAGGAGTTTTATATGTGAGGATATTAAATCACAGgtattataatttttctaaagTTTCATAACTGGTAAGTAGCAAGGTCAAGGTTTCATTTTGGCTGTTCTTGATATAGAGTGGTATAAAGATTTGTACTGTGAATACTATGATAttgtattcattaattttttgagattgtattcacttattttttgagactccAAAACAAGCATTGCAGAAAAGATCAAccatacttaaaatttttgactGGAAAAGGGTAATACTTATTTTCTGTTCACATGTACCCTGGATGGTTTAATCTCCCGGATTGATCTCCCTTTATCTGCATTTCAGTGTCAGTATTCTTTTCAGAACCACTAATGAGTGAAGCAAATCTTGCAAAGCTGAGAGTTCTAATGTCCTGCTGTCCTAAAACTGCTACATTAGGGTACCTATAAGTTCTTGCTTCTGTAGATGGCTTTTCCTATTTCAACCATGTCCCATCAGAGACCCAATTGATAAGTGGGTCACAGCCTTGAGTTGTAACTGGGCTCTTAACCATCACTGACTGTCAATATTGAAGacattcttggcattattttagATGTGGCAGATCCACAAGCCTGGTTAGGATGACAGCATTCAATATCCCCACACTCCTGTTGTTCCCAATGCTTTTCAGAACAGCTTACTGCCATAGATGTTCCTGACAGCAGAAACAGCTCCTTCTTAAATCTAAATCATTATGTCATGCTATTCGTGGTCTACAAAATGCTCCCAAATCTTGATAGTTTTTCAAATGTCACTGTAGGAACCCCAGGGATCTTTTGATCTCTGTGCTTCTTGAAACCTGACCAacgtttttgttttctaattgaaAGACTGTCCTCTGCTCCATGATAGCTGGGAGTAAAACTGCTTCTTCCTCTGTTCTTGAGCAACACATGCTGTCATCTGCTTTCCCATTCATGTCCCTGGTTGAGGCTACTTGCTGTTTTGGGAAGCCTTGGAGAGTCAATTGGAGAGCAAATTCAGAAaccattttataaatgtaaaaaaaaatattaggaagaGTTGCATAGTGATTTAAAATTTGCAGAGGTAAGGCTGGGCTGTATGTAGCtgagtagcagagtgcttgcctagcaagtgtgaggcactgggtctgatccttagCACCCACaaaaattgaacaaataaaataaaggcatgctgtccatctacaagtataaGAAAAGCCATGCAGAGGTCTATACAGACTTTGTCTTTATAACTATTGGTCCTATTCATAAGGAAATAGATGCCAAGAAATGACCTGTCCTGTCACACAGACTCTATGACAAGGAGTGCATGCAGTTCTGCTTTCAGCCCACTCGTCTGCCTCCAAACAAGAAGGTTTTCTATCTATATCATTAATCATAGGGGACAGGAGTTAGGATTTGAATGAGCAAAGGTTTCATTCTGATTAAAGTCATTTAGATGCTATATAACATTTGTTTGAGATAAGTTAATAAACATTGAATATCTCCTTTCCATTGTATTTGAATCCAATGAAGATTTGACCTCATTCTCTACCCAGAACACTGAACTTCATGAATTCCATTCTCTAGACAAAAGACCAACTTTATCAGTTTCCAAAGGTATCACTGTAGTGTTTGAAATTCTGATGTCTAGCCAATTTTAATCTTGTCTCTTGAATGAAATTACATCACAAAAATGAGAATAGTGCGATTTCTTCAATAACTTTATATTCTGTAGGCCTCAAAATACTAGTTTAggtacattttttattaaattccaTCTTTTCAGTGCAAAAAATAACAGATTAATACCTACTCTAGATAATCATCTGTTTAAAAAGTGAGGGTTTTAAATAAAGCATTGTCATAAATTTAtctatgttaaatgaaatagtgaataaatatcaatttttaaaacttttatctttATTCTAATTAGACACACATATAGTAATATACCTGTATATAACTTGTAT
It includes:
- the LOC139706909 gene encoding olfactory receptor 8B3-like, which codes for MAPENTSFVTEFILVGLTDWPILQVPLFILFLVIYMVTVLGNLGLITLIGLNSHLHTPMYFFLFNLSLVDFSYSSVFTPKMLVNFISKKNIISYTGCMTQLFFYCFFIISECYVLTSMAYDRYVAICNPLLYNIAMSPKVCSNLMLGSYLMALSGAMAHTGCMLRLTFCDANIINHYFCDALPLLQLSCTSTYANELVIFIVVGINVIVPSLTIFISYGFILHSILQISSTKGRSKAFSTCSSHIIAVSLFFGSCAFMYLKPSSAGSMNENKVSSVFYTNVVPMVNPLIYSLRNKDVKVALRKILSRKMF